The following coding sequences lie in one Peribacillus frigoritolerans genomic window:
- a CDS encoding class I SAM-dependent methyltransferase, producing MKQNIWEKEYRNVDSLWGFNPNGILSQYVEMLPENGEVLDIGIGEGRNALFFAEQGFAVEGIDISETAVERCLELSKEHNLNVNAKVQDINSFEIEPNKYSLIILSNVLNFFPDNEIKNIIDKVKIGLQKNGFVYINVFDDKEPGRKKAPERYEQLAEHTFYNENSNMFLHYFTRSELEGFFTDYKTICLSQSYSLDITHGQPHFHSTLEIMSQKS from the coding sequence ATGAAACAAAATATATGGGAGAAGGAATATAGAAATGTGGATAGTTTATGGGGTTTCAATCCTAATGGCATCTTATCTCAATACGTTGAAATGCTTCCTGAAAACGGAGAGGTTTTAGACATAGGTATTGGAGAAGGAAGAAATGCCCTTTTTTTCGCTGAACAGGGATTTGCTGTTGAGGGTATTGATATTTCGGAAACAGCAGTAGAGCGATGTTTGGAACTTTCAAAAGAGCACAATTTGAATGTTAACGCTAAAGTTCAAGATATTAATTCTTTTGAGATTGAACCAAATAAATACTCTTTAATCATACTTTCGAATGTACTTAATTTTTTTCCTGATAATGAAATTAAAAATATTATCGACAAGGTGAAAATTGGGTTGCAAAAAAATGGGTTTGTATATATTAATGTCTTTGATGATAAAGAACCAGGTAGAAAGAAAGCACCAGAGAGGTATGAACAGTTAGCAGAGCATACGTTTTATAATGAAAATTCAAATATGTTTCTTCATTATTTTACAAGAAGTGAATTAGAAGGCTTTTTTACGGATTATAAAACCATATGCTTGTCTCAGTCGTACTCTTTGGACATTACGCACGGTCAACCTCATTTCCATAGTACATTAGAAATAATGTCACAAAAGTCTTAA
- a CDS encoding helix-turn-helix transcriptional regulator codes for MEKEEFINLISEKMKLVRTEQSFSQDKMSEILGISKKTLVQIEKRRTEANWTTVVAFCALFNHSQLLISSIGDNPVDFVQLIASKNGGTPKEKTMGGKIWWKEIEYRGDFRLQQNLISNHYRILDQYDYRWHSSFDKEESLSRLNELQDVGNIEIDKGIGIYEE; via the coding sequence ATGGAAAAAGAAGAATTCATCAATTTAATATCAGAAAAAATGAAACTTGTCCGAACAGAACAAAGCTTTTCTCAAGATAAGATGTCTGAAATTCTAGGGATTTCAAAAAAAACACTAGTTCAAATTGAAAAAAGAAGAACAGAAGCCAATTGGACCACCGTTGTTGCCTTTTGTGCTTTGTTTAATCATAGCCAATTGTTGATATCTTCAATTGGTGACAATCCTGTTGATTTTGTTCAGTTAATTGCTAGCAAAAATGGTGGGACGCCTAAAGAAAAAACAATGGGTGGTAAGATATGGTGGAAAGAAATCGAGTATAGAGGGGATTTTCGTTTGCAACAAAATTTGATTAGTAACCATTACCGTATATTGGATCAATATGATTATCGTTGGCATAGTTCTTTTGATAAAGAAGAGAGTTTAAGTCGTTTAAATGAATTACAGGATGTGGGGAATATCGAGATAGACAAAGGTATAGGGATATATGAGGAATAA
- a CDS encoding carbon-nitrogen family hydrolase, translating to MNYLVFQMELEVGNPEENRKIIERWLEANYSDDLDVVVLPEMWSTGYALEELKELCKVDGNQSIEFLQSLAKKFNVNLVGGSVAVLEGKDIFNRAVIVNRIGDIVHTYDKMHLVPMLDEPKFLTGGHNQVEVFELEGVKMGIIICYDLRFPEIIRDLALQGIQVLHIVAEWPLARETHWNTLLRARAIENQMYVVASNVTGTKLGVEFAGCSQIVDPWGDIVQKLDQEVGELKATLDLEKVPQIRKDVPIFDSRVPEKYRKL from the coding sequence GTGAATTATTTGGTATTTCAAATGGAATTAGAAGTTGGGAATCCAGAAGAGAATAGGAAAATCATTGAACGCTGGTTAGAAGCTAACTACAGTGATGATTTGGACGTTGTAGTACTTCCTGAAATGTGGTCTACGGGTTATGCGTTAGAAGAATTGAAAGAACTCTGCAAAGTGGATGGTAATCAATCAATTGAATTTTTACAATCACTGGCTAAGAAGTTTAATGTAAACTTGGTGGGTGGCTCGGTTGCCGTACTAGAAGGTAAAGATATCTTTAATCGTGCAGTTATTGTCAATCGAATAGGTGATATTGTTCATACATATGACAAGATGCACCTTGTTCCGATGTTAGATGAACCCAAGTTTTTAACAGGCGGTCATAATCAAGTGGAAGTATTTGAACTTGAAGGTGTGAAAATGGGGATTATTATTTGTTACGATTTACGATTCCCTGAAATTATTCGTGACTTAGCATTACAAGGTATTCAAGTGCTACATATCGTAGCAGAATGGCCACTCGCAAGGGAGACACATTGGAATACGTTACTTCGTGCGCGCGCAATTGAGAACCAAATGTATGTTGTTGCATCAAATGTAACGGGAACAAAGTTAGGAGTGGAATTCGCAGGTTGCTCACAAATTGTAGATCCATGGGGAGACATTGTTCAAAAATTAGATCAAGAAGTTGGTGAATTAAAGGCAACTTTAGATTTAGAAAAAGTACCCCAAATAAGAAAAGATGTTCCCATATTCGATTCCAGAGTACCAGAAAAGTATAGAAAGTTATAA
- a CDS encoding MFS transporter — MKKKPTKVRWGLAFFFFIIGVIAYMDRSNISIIAKPMMDDLGLDKVQFGMLASLFSLGYALVQIPAGLMAEKFGPRKMITFALVWWSVFTGLTGVVKSHGLLYMVRFFFGIGEGPMFPANAVFNTNWFRRDEKARASSALLAGSYFGPVIAPIVTVYIYQYFGWQAVFYIFGLIGIIIAGVWYIVARDYPEIHKLVNEQEKEYILEDRELVETAKVRAPWNTFLKSYRFWALGMQYFVVLYIITFFLVWLPTYLLEDRGFSLSKMGFAASLPWLAILITVMTGGILSDYLVRKGFSKQISRTSLAISGLIVFIISMYLAVMTVSPYMNVLWLSLCLGSLGFTVVCSWASATDLGRNFSGSVSGWMNLWGNLGAFVSPLLCGWLAENFGWNITLGVTVIPVFIAAILWLFVKPDTSLLNNIEE; from the coding sequence TTGAAAAAGAAACCGACAAAAGTTAGATGGGGACTAGCATTCTTCTTCTTTATCATCGGTGTAATCGCTTACATGGATAGGTCAAATATTTCAATAATAGCAAAACCAATGATGGATGATTTAGGCTTAGATAAAGTTCAGTTTGGTATGCTTGCATCATTATTCTCATTAGGTTACGCGTTAGTTCAAATTCCAGCAGGACTTATGGCAGAAAAGTTTGGCCCAAGAAAAATGATCACTTTTGCTCTAGTATGGTGGTCAGTATTTACGGGTTTGACGGGTGTAGTTAAATCTCACGGTCTATTGTATATGGTGAGATTCTTCTTTGGGATCGGTGAAGGACCAATGTTCCCAGCTAACGCCGTATTTAATACAAACTGGTTTAGAAGAGATGAAAAGGCTAGAGCATCTAGTGCTCTATTGGCAGGTTCATATTTTGGACCAGTTATAGCCCCTATCGTTACAGTTTATATATATCAATATTTTGGCTGGCAAGCTGTATTTTATATTTTTGGATTAATTGGAATAATCATTGCAGGTGTATGGTACATTGTAGCTAGAGACTATCCTGAAATTCACAAGTTAGTAAATGAACAAGAAAAAGAATATATACTTGAAGACAGAGAACTTGTCGAAACCGCTAAAGTTAGAGCACCATGGAATACTTTTCTAAAAAGCTATAGATTTTGGGCGTTAGGAATGCAGTATTTTGTTGTTTTATATATTATTACTTTCTTTTTAGTTTGGTTACCTACTTATCTACTAGAAGATAGAGGATTCTCATTAAGTAAAATGGGATTTGCTGCAAGCCTACCATGGTTAGCAATACTAATAACGGTAATGACTGGGGGTATTCTTTCTGATTATTTAGTACGTAAAGGTTTTTCTAAACAAATATCTAGAACTTCGTTAGCTATATCAGGTTTAATAGTATTTATTATTTCAATGTACCTGGCTGTTATGACAGTATCGCCTTATATGAATGTTTTATGGTTATCATTATGCTTGGGGTCACTAGGATTCACAGTAGTTTGTTCTTGGGCTTCTGCTACAGACTTAGGCAGAAACTTTTCAGGGTCCGTTTCAGGTTGGATGAACTTGTGGGGAAATCTAGGAGCATTTGTCTCACCGTTATTATGTGGATGGTTAGCAGAAAATTTTGGTTGGAATATCACATTAGGAGTAACTGTAATCCCAGTGTTTATTGCAGCTATATTATGGTTGTTTGTAAAACCGGATACTTCGTTACTAAATAATATTGAGGAGTGA
- a CDS encoding DUF2848 family protein: MRKEINLHLSNGEVKKHEIDINKVIVVGYGGRNIEKIQEHIDELKELGIAPPPNVPMIYPQKIEQLNFSNECHGSKFSSGETEYVLFHDGKEWLVTLGSDHTDREVEKEDILKSKSICDKPLATDFWRLADLKEDWDNIILRSYVTSNGEKSLYQEDTLEALLEVDVLLEKLDKFGEKDLEHTVIFSGTVPTKNGFVFGDKFEYEIEHPKLNRKIKHHYSIVY; this comes from the coding sequence ATGAGAAAAGAAATTAATTTACATCTTTCTAATGGAGAGGTTAAAAAACATGAAATTGATATTAATAAAGTAATTGTTGTTGGGTATGGTGGAAGAAATATAGAAAAGATCCAAGAACACATAGATGAATTAAAAGAATTAGGAATTGCACCTCCACCTAATGTACCGATGATTTATCCACAAAAAATAGAACAACTGAATTTTTCTAATGAATGTCATGGAAGCAAATTCTCCTCTGGGGAAACAGAATATGTGTTATTCCATGACGGAAAAGAATGGTTGGTTACCCTTGGAAGCGATCATACAGATCGAGAAGTAGAAAAAGAAGATATTTTAAAGTCTAAATCAATATGTGATAAACCTCTTGCAACTGACTTTTGGAGATTAGCAGATTTAAAGGAAGACTGGGATAATATTATTTTACGTTCTTATGTTACTTCAAATGGAGAAAAAAGTTTATATCAAGAAGACACACTAGAAGCTCTTTTAGAGGTTGATGTTTTATTGGAAAAGCTGGACAAATTCGGGGAAAAAGATTTAGAACATACTGTTATTTTTTCAGGTACCGTGCCTACAAAAAATGGATTTGTTTTTGGTGATAAATTTGAATACGAAATTGAACACCCCAAATTAAACAGAAAAATTAAACATCATTATTCCATTGTTTATTAA
- a CDS encoding GntR family transcriptional regulator, which produces MKKIETVMPLRDIAFEAIKKSILNYELLPGQAIYERDLSEKLGVSRTPVRESLSLLEREKWIISKPRVGTFINEITEENVIEVMEIRMIFDRFSLEKICGNITEEQIKVLEGFIEEQEKNKTDHQRFIELDKEFHSEIVLLTKNQRLEKWFEEIGDQIRWFGLKAITEKSRIEETISEHKEIVQALKSQDINQLLIASNNHVENTKNEIVNQLRRNSNEKRN; this is translated from the coding sequence ATGAAAAAAATAGAGACAGTTATGCCGTTAAGAGATATAGCTTTTGAGGCAATTAAGAAATCAATTTTGAATTATGAACTTCTACCTGGTCAAGCAATATATGAAAGAGACCTCAGTGAAAAATTAGGTGTAAGTAGAACTCCTGTAAGAGAATCCCTATCGTTATTAGAAAGAGAAAAGTGGATAATTTCAAAGCCACGAGTTGGTACGTTTATTAATGAAATTACAGAAGAAAATGTAATTGAAGTCATGGAAATACGAATGATTTTTGACCGATTCTCACTAGAGAAAATATGTGGAAATATTACGGAAGAACAAATAAAAGTTTTGGAAGGTTTCATTGAGGAGCAAGAAAAAAATAAAACAGATCACCAAAGATTTATTGAATTAGATAAGGAGTTTCATTCTGAAATTGTATTATTAACTAAAAACCAGCGATTAGAAAAATGGTTTGAGGAAATTGGCGATCAGATTAGATGGTTTGGGTTAAAAGCAATAACTGAAAAGTCGCGTATTGAGGAAACAATATCTGAACATAAAGAAATTGTACAAGCTTTAAAATCACAAGATATAAATCAACTTCTGATAGCATCAAATAACCATGTCGAAAATACAAAAAATGAAATTGTTAATCAATTGAGGAGGAATTCAAATGAGAAAAGAAATTAA
- a CDS encoding cytidine deaminase, protein MKTYPLTENDFKLIDEAKSKITHLYEDDRHHVGAALKTKSGNIVSAVHIEAYIGRITVCAEAIAIGNAISNGEKYFDTIVAVRHPYSDEKNRELRVVSPCGMCRELISDYSPDCFVVLDIDGELQKTKIGELIPLKYSRES, encoded by the coding sequence ATGAAAACTTATCCTTTAACAGAAAATGATTTTAAATTAATTGATGAAGCTAAAAGTAAAATTACTCATCTCTATGAAGATGATAGGCATCATGTAGGAGCAGCGTTAAAAACAAAGTCAGGAAATATTGTTTCTGCGGTACATATAGAAGCATACATTGGACGGATTACAGTATGTGCTGAAGCTATCGCGATTGGAAATGCAATTTCAAACGGAGAAAAATACTTTGATACAATTGTTGCCGTTAGACATCCTTATTCCGATGAAAAAAATAGAGAGTTAAGAGTAGTTAGTCCGTGTGGGATGTGTAGGGAACTAATCTCCGATTATTCACCAGATTGTTTTGTTGTTTTAGATATAGATGGCGAGTTACAGAAAACTAAAATTGGTGAACTAATTCCACTAAAATATAGTCGCGAATCATAA
- a CDS encoding SF0329 family protein: MLYSPKWSKAKKRLSSFLCEPLRSRVDFQVINYRKAHDQLGRAIITVDKVEILSMCTITAEREEFYRESDIRAKSNQYNDDDVTENLALQDQAHKMLKADGIYGQYDFFFAIEKYFNSPIEELIKSSDTLIRILCLLDRRIGKRTLLKMEETILKEHELIQYFYKLRCDVENIKVII, encoded by the coding sequence TTGTTATATAGTCCAAAATGGAGTAAAGCAAAAAAACGTTTATCGAGTTTTCTATGTGAGCCATTGCGTTCTAGAGTGGATTTTCAAGTTATCAATTACCGTAAAGCTCATGATCAATTAGGCAGAGCTATAATTACCGTTGATAAAGTGGAAATATTAAGTATGTGTACAATTACAGCTGAAAGAGAAGAGTTTTATAGAGAAAGTGACATACGAGCCAAATCTAATCAGTATAACGATGATGATGTAACTGAAAATCTAGCTTTACAAGATCAAGCTCATAAAATGCTTAAAGCAGATGGAATTTATGGTCAATATGATTTTTTCTTTGCAATAGAAAAATACTTTAACTCTCCAATTGAGGAATTAATAAAGTCTTCGGATACTTTGATTAGAATTCTTTGTCTATTAGATCGTCGTATAGGAAAAAGAACACTACTCAAGATGGAAGAAACAATTTTAAAAGAGCATGAACTTATTCAATATTTTTATAAACTACGTTGTGATGTAGAAAATATAAAAGTTATCATATAG
- a CDS encoding helix-turn-helix transcriptional regulator — MPKIDNMLAILWMLRSGEKITAKQISEKLEMNIRTVYRYIDTISTSGVPIISEPGHNGGYTLLNNFIEAPLFFDFEEQTSLFHAAVFAEEAGYYGSEALNRAISKLSKYSNQEQETKINQHLTSLEVISRLSSISMEPFLKELEQAVADGYSVKILYHKSGEKQLNYRLVDPYRIIYWNNKWYVIGFCHLRDDIRSFRVDRIESLMLTENKFNRPENFSARDFFMKNLLPTIEDKGGNTSLVINGNTRTLGDICQHWFLGHYLQERTSNQAVFLLEKDMIHTYVPYLLLPYGKSIQVIEPISLKKRLIEVLSELIKFHQV, encoded by the coding sequence ATGCCTAAAATTGACAATATGTTAGCAATTCTATGGATGCTTCGTTCAGGTGAAAAAATTACTGCAAAACAAATTTCAGAAAAGTTAGAGATGAATATAAGGACTGTGTATCGTTATATTGATACAATTTCAACAAGTGGCGTACCTATAATTTCAGAACCAGGACATAACGGTGGATACACTTTATTGAACAATTTTATTGAGGCTCCTCTTTTTTTTGATTTTGAGGAGCAAACTTCACTATTTCACGCTGCTGTTTTTGCAGAAGAAGCCGGATATTATGGAAGTGAAGCACTAAATAGGGCCATTTCAAAACTAAGTAAATACTCAAATCAAGAGCAGGAAACAAAGATAAACCAACATTTAACTAGTCTTGAAGTAATAAGTCGATTAAGTTCAATCTCTATGGAACCTTTTTTGAAGGAGTTGGAGCAGGCCGTAGCTGACGGGTACTCAGTAAAAATTCTTTACCATAAAAGTGGCGAAAAGCAATTAAATTATAGATTGGTAGATCCGTACAGAATTATCTATTGGAATAATAAGTGGTATGTGATTGGATTTTGTCATCTTAGGGATGATATCCGTAGTTTTAGAGTAGATCGAATTGAAAGTCTAATGCTAACCGAAAATAAGTTTAACCGGCCAGAAAATTTTTCAGCACGTGACTTTTTTATGAAAAACCTCCTTCCAACTATAGAAGATAAGGGAGGGAATACTTCTTTAGTTATTAATGGGAATACAAGGACGTTGGGAGATATTTGCCAACATTGGTTTTTAGGACATTATTTACAAGAACGGACTTCAAATCAAGCAGTATTTCTTCTTGAAAAGGATATGATACATACATATGTACCTTATTTACTTTTACCGTACGGTAAATCTATTCAAGTTATTGAGCCAATAAGTCTAAAGAAAAGACTTATTGAAGTTCTGTCGGAATTAATAAAATTTCATCAAGTATGA
- a CDS encoding type 1 glutamine amidotransferase family protein has translation MQTKKVYLYVFNTMSDWEYGYLIAELNTGRYFKKDIAPLKVVTVGANKEIITTMGGLSIKPDIPLDECTLESKDLLVLPGGNTWGEVIHQPIMKKIGEALKLGTIVAAICGATEALANMGYLDSRKHTSNNLEYIKMVCPNYKGEKFYEMGPAVSGENLVTASGVAPLEFAMEVLKKLDVFAPDTLHSWYNLNKTHKPEYFFQLMNSINR, from the coding sequence ATGCAAACAAAAAAAGTTTATCTATATGTATTTAACACAATGTCAGACTGGGAATATGGATATTTAATTGCCGAACTAAACACAGGAAGATATTTCAAAAAAGATATAGCACCTTTAAAAGTAGTTACAGTAGGAGCTAATAAAGAAATTATTACTACGATGGGGGGACTGAGCATAAAACCAGATATTCCCCTTGATGAGTGTACTCTTGAGAGTAAAGATCTTTTAGTTTTGCCTGGAGGGAATACTTGGGGAGAAGTTATTCATCAACCAATCATGAAAAAAATTGGCGAAGCTTTAAAGCTTGGCACTATTGTTGCTGCAATTTGTGGCGCAACTGAGGCCCTTGCGAATATGGGATACCTAGATTCTAGAAAGCATACAAGCAATAACTTAGAGTATATTAAAATGGTTTGTCCTAATTATAAAGGAGAAAAATTTTATGAGATGGGACCTGCGGTATCTGGTGAGAATTTGGTTACTGCATCAGGAGTAGCTCCTCTGGAATTTGCGATGGAAGTACTGAAAAAATTAGATGTATTTGCACCAGATACATTACATTCATGGTATAACCTAAATAAGACTCACAAACCTGAATACTTCTTCCAGTTAATGAATTCAATAAATAGATGA
- a CDS encoding sigma-70 family RNA polymerase sigma factor encodes MKIERLVRKAQKGDKNAFETLFQNYKEEIYRTAFTYMGTQEDSLDIVQEVAYKAFKSIKFLKEPKYFKTWLIKIVITCSIDMLRKHKKVFALKPEHMELITIDKKEEDTALSLYLQTLIGEISEVEKSVILLKYFHDYTLNEIAITLDMPLGTIKTTLYRALEKLRKRLNKEDIL; translated from the coding sequence ATGAAAATTGAAAGGTTAGTTAGAAAAGCACAAAAGGGTGATAAAAACGCTTTTGAAACATTATTTCAAAACTATAAAGAGGAAATATATCGAACTGCTTTTACTTATATGGGAACTCAAGAAGATTCTTTGGATATTGTACAAGAAGTAGCGTATAAAGCTTTTAAATCAATCAAATTCTTAAAAGAACCAAAGTACTTTAAAACATGGTTAATAAAGATTGTAATAACTTGCTCTATTGATATGTTAAGAAAGCATAAAAAAGTTTTTGCCTTAAAACCCGAACACATGGAATTAATAACTATTGATAAAAAAGAAGAAGATACCGCATTATCTTTGTATTTACAGACTTTAATTGGAGAGATTAGCGAAGTCGAAAAAAGTGTTATTCTTTTAAAATATTTTCATGATTACACTTTAAATGAAATCGCAATCACATTGGATATGCCTTTAGGTACAATAAAAACCACTTTGTATAGAGCATTAGAAAAGTTAAGAAAAAGATTAAATAAGGAGGATATCCTATGA
- a CDS encoding LolA family protein: MKNKIKQELENIEIPKEFELMSQKGINKAYSEMNNNRKKLKWLIGFIASAAILLLSIGSLSTPVVKASIQNALNVILADKFEKMDSGSKISPEEILVSVEENSNGELITTYISGNQERTENENGDFSVSDGKTIASYTKNDNQFLIETNDNPGPSIESKIFSEFEKEKIQSLGTKKILDRDAEVYKITISNEETLELWFDKNTDVLVREIQIIDGKTYEEGKLISLKTIDKKSNLDLFKVKAPKEANIIDHTKK; the protein is encoded by the coding sequence ATGAAAAATAAGATAAAACAAGAACTCGAAAATATTGAAATACCCAAAGAGTTCGAACTGATGAGTCAAAAAGGAATTAACAAAGCCTATAGTGAAATGAATAACAATAGAAAAAAGTTAAAATGGTTAATTGGGTTTATTGCAAGTGCTGCAATTCTATTGCTTAGTATTGGATCATTGTCAACACCCGTTGTAAAGGCATCCATTCAAAACGCTCTTAACGTAATACTGGCTGATAAATTCGAAAAAATGGATAGTGGTAGCAAAATATCACCCGAAGAAATACTAGTAAGTGTTGAAGAAAACAGCAACGGCGAATTAATCACAACATATATTTCTGGTAATCAAGAACGAACTGAAAATGAAAACGGGGATTTTTCTGTATCGGATGGTAAAACCATCGCTTCTTACACAAAAAATGATAATCAATTTTTAATTGAAACAAATGATAATCCAGGGCCATCTATTGAATCAAAGATATTTTCTGAATTTGAAAAAGAAAAAATTCAATCGTTAGGGACGAAAAAAATATTAGATAGGGATGCAGAAGTCTACAAAATAACAATATCAAACGAAGAAACACTTGAGCTTTGGTTTGATAAAAATACTGATGTGTTAGTAAGAGAGATACAGATTATTGATGGTAAAACTTATGAAGAAGGGAAACTAATTTCACTTAAAACAATAGATAAGAAATCTAATTTGGACCTGTTTAAAGTCAAAGCGCCTAAAGAGGCCAATATAATTGACCATACAAAAAAGTAA
- a CDS encoding peptidoglycan-binding domain-containing protein, whose product MYGDGSEAAVKAFQKRRGLTVDGQVGKKTYHYLSFAAY is encoded by the coding sequence ATATATGGTGATGGTTCTGAAGCAGCCGTTAAAGCTTTTCAAAAGAGAAGAGGATTAACGGTTGATGGACAAGTTGGTAAAAAGACTTATCATTATCTATCATTTGCAGCATATTAA
- a CDS encoding YrvL family regulatory protein, with protein MPENNNDSFRDMNIKEKMATVTGLAFLIILVVGFVLGLYFFGLAGVFELLGVQYESIWSLIVFVVSFFILGIIVELFSKAIFKLSVRNIAGKIKVFFVRISFEGTSNWLVLFAVDEFMKSITLSLKTEIIIALLLAIIEIVFDDDKEIS; from the coding sequence ATGCCAGAAAATAACAATGATTCATTTCGCGATATGAATATAAAAGAAAAGATGGCAACAGTTACCGGATTAGCATTTCTCATTATCCTGGTAGTGGGCTTTGTATTGGGGCTTTATTTCTTTGGACTGGCAGGGGTTTTTGAACTGCTCGGCGTTCAATATGAATCTATCTGGTCATTGATTGTTTTTGTTGTCAGTTTCTTTATTTTAGGAATCATTGTCGAATTGTTTTCCAAAGCAATTTTCAAGCTTTCTGTCCGAAATATTGCAGGGAAAATAAAAGTATTTTTTGTCCGAATCAGTTTTGAAGGCACATCGAACTGGTTAGTCCTGTTCGCAGTGGATGAGTTTATGAAAAGTATTACACTCTCCTTGAAAACAGAGATTATTATTGCATTGCTACTTGCCATAATAGAAATTGTTTTCGACGATGATAAGGAAATCTCCTAA
- the fabF gene encoding beta-ketoacyl-ACP synthase II: MERVVITGMGVVSPIGNNVEKFWRNLTEGKSGISSIDTFDVSNHKAKIAGIIRDFNADHTLGKNEARRLDRFSQFALAAAEQAWTDSNLDIDDINLERLGVYVGSGIGGIETLIDNVDTLREKGPRRVSPTLVPAMISNAAAAQISIKWNAMGPTMSPVSACAIGNTAIGEAFRLIRFGEADAVFAGGAEAAITDLSLASFGNATALSTRNDNPTKASRPFDVNRDGFVMSEGAGILILESLSHALSRDAKIYAEVIGYGASSDAYHMVATHPEGKGAYLAMKMALKNAKISPEEIDVISAHATSTEVGDRSETLAIKKLFESKAYQIPITANKSMLGHMLGAAGGVEAIALAKSLKEGIIPPTINLEKPDSLCDLDYVPGVARKVEISTGLSNSFGFGGHNAAIVLKKYE, from the coding sequence ATGGAAAGAGTCGTTATTACCGGAATGGGAGTAGTCTCTCCTATTGGAAACAACGTAGAAAAATTTTGGAGAAATCTGACTGAAGGGAAGTCGGGCATTTCCTCTATTGATACATTTGACGTAAGCAATCATAAAGCAAAAATTGCAGGAATTATTCGTGATTTTAATGCAGATCATACTTTAGGAAAAAATGAAGCACGACGTCTAGATCGCTTTTCTCAATTTGCTTTGGCTGCTGCTGAACAAGCTTGGACTGATTCTAATTTAGATATTGATGATATCAATCTAGAAAGACTTGGCGTATATGTTGGTTCGGGGATAGGAGGAATTGAAACATTGATTGATAATGTGGATACTCTTCGAGAGAAAGGACCAAGACGAGTTAGTCCAACCCTGGTACCAGCCATGATTTCAAATGCTGCCGCAGCCCAAATTAGTATCAAGTGGAACGCAATGGGACCTACTATGTCACCTGTTTCTGCTTGTGCGATCGGAAATACAGCTATTGGCGAAGCATTCAGACTTATTCGCTTTGGAGAAGCAGATGCCGTTTTTGCAGGAGGAGCAGAGGCAGCTATAACTGATTTATCTTTAGCTAGTTTTGGTAATGCTACAGCATTATCAACGAGAAACGATAATCCAACTAAAGCCAGCCGTCCTTTTGATGTAAATCGAGATGGATTCGTCATGTCAGAAGGGGCAGGAATTTTAATCTTGGAATCTTTGTCTCACGCTTTAAGTAGAGATGCAAAAATTTATGCAGAGGTCATTGGGTATGGTGCGAGTTCTGATGCCTATCATATGGTAGCTACACACCCAGAAGGTAAAGGAGCCTATCTTGCAATGAAAATGGCTTTGAAAAATGCAAAAATTTCTCCTGAAGAGATTGATGTTATTAGCGCTCATGCAACAAGTACAGAAGTGGGAGATCGATCTGAGACACTAGCCATTAAAAAACTATTTGAATCAAAAGCTTATCAAATCCCAATAACAGCTAATAAATCTATGCTTGGTCACATGTTAGGAGCAGCTGGAGGCGTGGAAGCAATTGCTTTGGCAAAAAGTTTAAAGGAAGGAATTATTCCTCCAACCATCAACTTAGAAAAGCCTGATTCATTATGTGATTTAGATTATGTACCAGGTGTTGCGCGTAAAGTGGAAATAAGTACTGGTCTATCCAATTCATTTGGCTTTGGAGGTCATAATGCAGCTATCGTTTTAAAAAAATACGAGTGA